The following proteins come from a genomic window of Nitrospirota bacterium:
- the queD gene encoding 6-carboxytetrahydropterin synthase QueD: MYELMIESSFSSAHQLRGYKGKCENLHGHTWRVQVYVTAERLNDIDIAIDFHELKKITNELVMPLDHTCLNNVFPFTEKNPSSENIAKWLFDSLKKRLAPHPVTVSAVTVWESDTASATYYEEE, translated from the coding sequence ATGTATGAGTTGATGATAGAGTCGAGCTTTTCCTCCGCCCACCAGCTGAGGGGGTATAAGGGGAAGTGCGAGAACCTGCATGGCCACACCTGGCGCGTTCAGGTCTATGTGACCGCCGAGCGCCTCAATGACATCGATATCGCCATCGACTTCCACGAGCTGAAGAAGATAACCAACGAGCTCGTTATGCCGCTCGACCACACCTGCCTCAATAACGTCTTCCCCTTTACCGAGAAGAACCCCTCCTCCGAAAACATCGCGAAGTGGCTCTTCGATTCGCTCAAGAAGCGGCTCGCACCGCATCCGGTCACGGTATCGGCAGTCACCGTCTGGGAGTCCGATACCGCCTCTGCAACGTACTACGAAGAGGAGTAA
- a CDS encoding acyl-CoA dehydrogenase family protein: MDYFLTEEQQMIRDLARQIAEEKIVPVRAELDEKNEYPWEVIKVLAQSDMMGLYIPEEYGGLGKGCLELCIAVEELSRACVGISTTYAANALGTFPILLFGSEEQKKKYLPDVAAGKKLVAFGLTEANAGSDASGIQTTARLEGNDYILNGTKQWITNGGEADIYTIIAITDKTKGPRGASAFVVEKGTPGFTFGKKEDKMGIRASSTRELIFDNCRIPKENIIGKEGMGFIVAMKTLDSSRTGVGAQGLGVAQGAFDEAVKFARERHQFGHPIISFQAIQHMLADMAIQIEAARSLIYSVARYIDSGAKDVSKESAMAKTFATDLGIKVALDALQVMGGAGYMKEYPVEKMVRDAKILQIYEGTNQIQRNVIGQALIKEAAKKK, encoded by the coding sequence ATGGATTATTTTTTGACCGAAGAGCAGCAGATGATTCGCGATCTCGCCCGGCAGATCGCCGAAGAGAAGATCGTCCCTGTCAGGGCTGAGCTCGACGAGAAGAACGAGTATCCCTGGGAAGTCATAAAGGTCCTGGCCCAGTCGGATATGATGGGGCTCTACATTCCGGAAGAGTACGGCGGCCTCGGCAAGGGCTGCCTGGAGCTCTGCATCGCGGTGGAGGAGCTGTCCCGCGCGTGCGTGGGCATATCGACCACCTATGCCGCGAATGCCCTCGGCACCTTCCCGATCCTGCTCTTCGGCTCCGAGGAACAGAAAAAGAAATACCTCCCCGATGTCGCTGCCGGGAAAAAGCTGGTCGCCTTCGGCCTCACCGAGGCCAATGCAGGCAGCGACGCGAGCGGCATCCAGACCACCGCCCGTCTCGAGGGAAATGACTATATCCTCAACGGGACCAAACAGTGGATCACCAACGGCGGCGAGGCCGATATCTATACCATCATCGCCATAACCGATAAGACAAAGGGCCCCCGCGGCGCGTCGGCCTTCGTCGTGGAGAAGGGAACGCCCGGCTTCACCTTCGGGAAAAAGGAAGACAAGATGGGCATCCGCGCCTCCTCCACGAGAGAGCTGATCTTCGACAACTGCAGGATACCGAAGGAGAACATCATCGGCAAGGAGGGCATGGGCTTTATCGTCGCCATGAAGACCCTCGACTCATCGAGGACCGGCGTCGGGGCACAGGGGCTCGGCGTGGCACAGGGCGCCTTCGACGAGGCGGTGAAGTTCGCCCGTGAACGCCACCAGTTCGGCCACCCCATCATAAGCTTCCAGGCGATACAGCACATGCTCGCCGATATGGCGATACAGATCGAGGCCGCCCGCTCGCTGATCTACTCCGTGGCACGGTACATCGACAGCGGGGCGAAGGACGTATCGAAAGAGTCCGCCATGGCGAAGACCTTTGCTACCGATCTGGGCATAAAGGTGGCGCTCGACGCCCTGCAGGTCATGGGCGGCGCAGGCTACATGAAGGAGTATCCCGTAGAGAAGATGGTGCGGGACGCAAAGATACTCCAGATATACGAGGGCACGAACCAGATACAGAGGAACGTCATAGGCCAGGCCCTCATCAAAGAGGCGGCGAAGAAGAAGTAA
- the alaS gene encoding alanine--tRNA ligase, which produces MKSAEVRELFLEFFRAKGHQKVASSSLIPRNDPTLLFTNAGMVQFKSVFLGEEKRPYTRATTCQKCMRAGGKHNDLENVGHTARHHTFFEMLGNFSFGDYFKKDAILFAWELLTGVYKLPKDRLWATVYQDDDEAENLWKELTGIPAERIVRLGAKDNFWQMGDTGPCGPCSEIIIDQGEEVGCGKPDCKVGCDCDRYLEIWNLVFMQFNRDESGTLTPLPKPSIDTGMGLERLCAVLQGRRNNFDTDLFAPIIAAVEKASGKTYGRITEDDTSMRVIADHMRAAAFLVSDGLMPSNEGRGYVLRRIIRRASRHAKLLGLEGAVLYSLLDSVIDAMGAVYPELAEERERTAKVLRFEEERFTKTLEQGMRLLDDVIDRLKRSGEKTIPGEELFKLYDTYGFPLDLARDIAVDNYLLIDEDGFHRAMELQRERARASWVGEEEAVASIYKELLSEIGETTFAGYDTLEAPAVVKAMLKEGKVITEAAAGDEVEVFLDTTPFYGESGGQVGDKGMLVSDAAEAEVIGTKKEIDLHAHVVRVRKGVLMVWDRVRAAVDRGERAAAARNHTATHLLHSALRTVLGEHVKQAGSFVSPERMRFDYTHFYPLERRELDAIEAMVNDAILDNIGVSTEVTDIKEAVKSGVIALFGEKYGEKVRVVRVPGVSAELCGGTHCRTTGDIGLFTIVAEGSVASGIRRIEAFTGKAAFEYLKQRSNELRAIAEVLKTDKPLDRVERLLSDLREREREIEAFKAKAASESSSSIMEQVREIDGIKVLAGRVDGLEQKDLRVLADTIRDRLGSGVIVVASVMNGQASLLSMVTKDLTGKFSAGDLLKNIAALVGGRGGGKPEMAQGGVANLDDPGKLDKALEAVYDIVKQNRNA; this is translated from the coding sequence ATGAAGAGCGCAGAGGTACGAGAGCTTTTCCTGGAGTTCTTCAGGGCAAAAGGGCACCAGAAGGTCGCCAGTTCGTCGCTCATACCGCGCAACGACCCGACGCTCCTCTTCACCAACGCCGGCATGGTCCAGTTCAAGTCCGTTTTTCTCGGCGAGGAGAAACGGCCCTATACCAGGGCGACAACCTGCCAGAAGTGCATGCGGGCAGGGGGCAAGCACAACGACCTCGAAAACGTCGGACATACCGCCCGGCACCACACCTTCTTCGAGATGCTCGGCAACTTCTCCTTCGGCGATTACTTTAAAAAAGACGCCATTCTCTTTGCCTGGGAGCTCCTTACCGGGGTCTACAAACTGCCGAAGGACAGGCTCTGGGCAACGGTCTACCAGGATGACGACGAGGCCGAGAATCTCTGGAAAGAGCTCACCGGAATTCCCGCGGAAAGGATCGTCAGGCTCGGCGCCAAGGATAATTTCTGGCAGATGGGAGACACCGGGCCCTGCGGACCCTGCTCCGAGATCATTATCGACCAGGGCGAGGAGGTAGGATGCGGAAAGCCCGACTGCAAGGTAGGCTGCGACTGCGATCGCTATCTGGAGATATGGAATCTCGTCTTCATGCAGTTCAACAGGGACGAGTCGGGCACGCTCACCCCGCTGCCGAAGCCGAGCATCGATACCGGCATGGGGCTCGAACGCCTCTGTGCCGTACTGCAGGGCAGGCGCAATAACTTCGATACCGATCTTTTTGCGCCGATCATTGCTGCCGTCGAAAAGGCGTCCGGGAAGACCTATGGACGCATCACCGAAGACGACACCTCGATGCGCGTTATCGCCGACCACATGAGAGCAGCCGCCTTCCTGGTTTCCGACGGCCTCATGCCTTCGAATGAGGGGAGGGGATACGTGCTCCGGCGCATCATCCGGAGGGCCTCGCGCCATGCGAAGCTGCTCGGCCTCGAAGGCGCGGTCCTGTACAGCTTGCTGGATTCCGTGATCGACGCCATGGGGGCGGTCTATCCCGAACTGGCCGAGGAGCGTGAGCGGACCGCAAAGGTCCTGCGGTTCGAGGAGGAGCGCTTTACCAAGACCCTCGAACAGGGCATGAGACTTCTCGACGACGTTATCGACAGGCTGAAGAGGTCCGGCGAGAAGACGATCCCCGGCGAAGAGCTGTTCAAGCTCTACGATACCTACGGGTTCCCTCTCGACCTCGCGCGCGATATCGCCGTCGATAACTATCTGCTGATCGACGAAGACGGCTTCCATCGGGCGATGGAGCTGCAGCGGGAGCGGGCGCGGGCGTCATGGGTCGGCGAGGAGGAAGCCGTTGCCTCCATCTATAAGGAGCTTTTATCCGAGATCGGCGAGACAACGTTTGCAGGCTACGATACGCTCGAAGCCCCGGCAGTGGTCAAGGCGATGCTGAAAGAGGGCAAGGTAATTACCGAAGCCGCCGCAGGAGACGAGGTGGAAGTCTTTCTCGATACAACGCCCTTTTACGGCGAATCGGGAGGACAGGTCGGCGACAAGGGGATGCTCGTTTCCGATGCCGCCGAGGCGGAAGTCATCGGCACCAAGAAGGAGATCGATCTCCACGCCCATGTGGTGAGAGTGAGAAAGGGCGTCCTCATGGTATGGGACAGGGTCAGGGCGGCCGTCGACCGCGGCGAGAGAGCTGCCGCGGCGCGCAACCATACGGCGACCCATCTCCTCCACAGCGCGCTGCGGACGGTGCTCGGCGAACACGTGAAACAGGCGGGCTCTTTCGTCTCTCCCGAGCGGATGCGGTTCGATTATACCCATTTCTATCCGCTCGAGCGGAGAGAGCTCGACGCTATCGAGGCGATGGTGAACGACGCCATCCTCGATAACATCGGGGTGAGCACCGAGGTTACGGATATCAAGGAGGCGGTGAAGTCCGGCGTCATCGCCCTCTTCGGCGAGAAGTACGGGGAGAAGGTGAGGGTCGTCAGGGTTCCGGGGGTCAGCGCCGAGCTCTGCGGCGGAACGCACTGCCGGACCACCGGCGATATCGGGCTCTTCACGATCGTTGCCGAGGGCAGCGTAGCCTCCGGCATCCGGAGGATCGAGGCCTTTACCGGGAAGGCCGCTTTCGAGTACCTCAAGCAGCGGAGCAACGAGCTCCGCGCCATCGCCGAGGTGCTGAAGACCGATAAACCGCTCGACCGGGTCGAGCGGCTGCTCAGCGACCTGCGGGAGCGCGAACGGGAGATTGAGGCGTTCAAGGCAAAGGCCGCCTCCGAGAGCTCGTCGTCTATCATGGAGCAGGTGCGCGAGATCGACGGGATCAAGGTGCTCGCAGGCCGCGTGGACGGGCTCGAGCAGAAGGACTTGAGGGTCCTCGCTGACACCATACGCGACCGGCTGGGTTCGGGGGTTATCGTCGTCGCCTCGGTGATGAACGGACAGGCGTCGCTCCTCTCGATGGTCACCAAGGACCTCACCGGGAAGTTCAGCGCCGGAGACCTGCTCAAGAATATCGCCGCCCTCGTCGGCGGCAGGGGCGGCGGAAAACCCGAGATGGCCCAGGGCGGCGTCGCCAACCTCGACGATCCGGGCAAGCTGGACAAAGCCCTTGAGGCGGTATATGATATAGTGAAACAAAACCGTAATGCGTGA
- the hpt gene encoding hypoxanthine phosphoribosyltransferase — protein MIVGRPFLTTEQIRDKVQELAETISRDYAGKEILALGILKGAFMFFADLIRAVRVPVTVDFIVSSSYVKTSSTGDVKIFYNAREAIAGREVLLIDDIIDTGISLNHIRQQILSMRPAGLKTCSLLDKKERRIIEVPVEYVGFTIPNIFVVGYGLDYENKYRNLPYIAVFKKET, from the coding sequence ATGATTGTCGGCAGACCCTTTCTCACGACCGAGCAGATTCGTGATAAGGTCCAGGAACTGGCAGAGACCATATCCCGCGATTATGCCGGGAAAGAAATACTGGCGCTGGGCATTCTGAAAGGCGCCTTCATGTTCTTCGCGGACCTCATCAGGGCCGTGAGGGTTCCTGTTACCGTCGATTTCATCGTCTCCTCGAGCTATGTGAAGACCTCTTCGACAGGGGATGTGAAGATCTTCTATAATGCGCGGGAAGCCATAGCAGGCAGAGAGGTGCTGCTTATCGATGATATAATTGATACAGGAATATCGCTCAACCACATTCGGCAGCAGATACTCTCGATGAGGCCGGCCGGCCTCAAGACCTGCTCCCTCCTCGATAAAAAGGAGCGGCGCATTATCGAGGTGCCGGTAGAGTATGTCGGGTTTACTATCCCTAATATCTTCGTCGTCGGCTACGGTCTCGATTACGAGAACAAATACCGGAATCTGCCCTACATCGCGGTATTCAAGAAAGAGACATAA
- a CDS encoding Rrf2 family transcriptional regulator produces MEITRESDYAIRCVLYLSGKPGDIVMVDEIAREMEIPKSFLAKILQKLNKSGLVKSYRGIKGGFQLARSPREVTLLDVVEAVEGPVALNSCVIDKSVCGRSSTCGVHHVWADVRADFREILKKYTFERLAPASASLRQQ; encoded by the coding sequence ATGGAAATTACCCGTGAGTCCGACTACGCCATACGGTGTGTCTTGTATCTTTCCGGCAAGCCCGGCGACATCGTGATGGTGGATGAGATTGCCCGGGAGATGGAGATCCCGAAGAGCTTCCTGGCGAAGATCCTCCAGAAGCTGAACAAGTCGGGGCTGGTGAAGTCGTACCGGGGCATCAAGGGAGGGTTCCAACTGGCCCGGAGCCCGCGGGAGGTCACCCTGCTCGATGTGGTCGAGGCGGTTGAAGGGCCGGTCGCCCTCAACAGCTGCGTCATCGATAAATCGGTCTGCGGAAGGAGCAGCACCTGCGGGGTACACCACGTCTGGGCGGATGTCAGGGCGGATTTCAGAGAGATACTGAAGAAGTATACGTTCGAGCGTCTTGCTCCGGCGAGCGCCTCGCTCCGGCAGCAATGA
- a CDS encoding cytochrome d ubiquinol oxidase subunit II, producing MNFKRTYKYSKEDRVMDALMLSRLQFAVTVMFYFISSIDPSYSLTIFNSSSSVYTLKIMTVVALVLVPVVIAYQVWIYRIFSHRVSADEILSDKEAY from the coding sequence ATAAATTTTAAGCGCACTTATAAATACAGCAAGGAGGATAGGGTTATGGATGCATTGATGCTCAGCAGGCTGCAGTTCGCCGTCACCGTCATGTTCTATTTCATCTCGAGCATCGACCCGAGCTACAGTCTGACGATCTTCAACTCGTCATCGAGCGTCTACACGCTCAAGATCATGACGGTCGTTGCATTGGTCCTCGTGCCTGTGGTGATCGCGTACCAGGTCTGGATTTACCGGATATTCAGCCATAGGGTGAGTGCGGACGAGATACTCTCCGACAAGGAGGCGTATTAA
- a CDS encoding AarF/UbiB family protein: protein MDIFKLNRTYKSARRLQQIINVFLKYGFGQIVEQINLGRYIPFKKRIRSFGAWPALKGPTVPERLRMAFAELGPSFIKLAQVLSSRPDLITVQYANELRKLQDKVPPFPAVEAKQIVERETSLPLYDMFRTFDDHPIAAASIAQVHRAALLDGADVIVKVQRPGIREDIESDIDILYVIARLLEKHVPESRFFNPVGIVDEFARTIRKELNFEEEARNGYRFKKNFEENQDIYIPRIYLEFVTEKVLVMERIDGVRIDDLGAITRMGFDRKQLAKVGVDAFFKQVLEDGFFHADPHPGNIMVMPNGQLSFIDFGIVGRVSEELKTTMANTFLALIQKDFDRLIDQYLELGIIPEHVDIDAFRKEFKADLVDLLEPLYGLTLQEINFAEYLQAITQLAIKHSLRVPSDLLLVNKALLILENIGRQLDPGFDFVLAAQPYASQLIKERVSPSRFYEKARANIMDFTDFVALFPKQMKQIIKKIIKDDINVRMYHVNLPEFIRDMDRSSNRIAFAMIVSAMILSSAIMHATGVGPTIFGVSLLGLSAFFFAFFLGVWLIISIIRSGRL, encoded by the coding sequence GTGGATATCTTTAAACTCAACCGTACCTACAAGTCGGCGCGGCGGCTTCAGCAGATCATCAATGTCTTTCTCAAGTACGGCTTCGGCCAGATCGTCGAGCAGATAAACCTCGGCAGGTACATCCCTTTCAAGAAACGCATCAGGTCCTTCGGCGCCTGGCCCGCCCTCAAGGGCCCGACCGTTCCCGAGCGGCTCAGGATGGCCTTCGCCGAGCTGGGGCCCTCGTTCATAAAGCTCGCCCAGGTGCTCTCGTCCCGTCCCGATCTCATCACGGTCCAGTACGCGAACGAGCTCAGGAAGCTCCAGGACAAGGTGCCCCCCTTTCCCGCTGTCGAAGCGAAGCAGATCGTCGAGCGCGAGACCAGCCTGCCCCTCTACGACATGTTCAGGACCTTCGACGACCATCCCATTGCAGCGGCCTCCATCGCCCAGGTCCACCGGGCAGCGCTGCTCGACGGCGCGGACGTGATCGTCAAGGTCCAGCGCCCCGGCATCAGGGAGGACATCGAATCCGATATCGATATCCTCTATGTCATCGCCCGCCTCCTCGAGAAGCATGTGCCCGAGAGCAGGTTTTTCAATCCCGTCGGGATCGTTGACGAGTTTGCCCGTACGATCAGGAAAGAGCTCAACTTCGAGGAGGAGGCCCGCAACGGGTACCGCTTCAAGAAGAACTTCGAGGAGAACCAGGATATCTATATCCCCCGGATCTATCTCGAGTTCGTCACCGAGAAGGTGCTCGTCATGGAGCGGATCGACGGCGTCCGGATCGACGATTTGGGGGCGATCACCAGGATGGGGTTCGACCGGAAGCAGCTCGCGAAGGTCGGGGTCGACGCCTTCTTCAAGCAGGTGCTCGAGGACGGCTTCTTCCATGCCGACCCCCATCCGGGCAACATCATGGTAATGCCGAACGGCCAGCTCTCCTTTATCGATTTCGGCATCGTCGGCAGGGTCTCGGAGGAGCTGAAGACGACGATGGCCAATACCTTTCTCGCCCTCATACAAAAAGACTTCGACCGGCTCATCGATCAATACCTCGAGCTCGGCATCATCCCCGAGCATGTCGATATCGACGCCTTCAGGAAGGAGTTCAAGGCCGACCTTGTCGATCTGCTCGAACCGCTCTACGGCCTGACGCTACAGGAGATCAATTTCGCCGAATACCTGCAGGCGATCACCCAGCTCGCCATAAAGCACAGCCTCAGGGTGCCGTCGGACCTCCTCCTGGTCAACAAAGCACTGCTCATTCTCGAGAATATCGGGCGGCAGCTCGATCCCGGGTTCGATTTCGTTCTTGCCGCACAGCCCTACGCCTCGCAGCTCATCAAGGAGCGGGTGAGCCCTTCGCGCTTTTACGAGAAGGCACGGGCGAATATCATGGACTTCACCGACTTCGTAGCCCTCTTCCCGAAGCAGATGAAACAGATCATCAAGAAGATCATCAAGGACGACATCAATGTCCGCATGTACCACGTCAATCTGCCCGAGTTCATCCGCGATATGGACCGCTCGAGCAACCGCATCGCCTTCGCCATGATCGTCAGCGCCATGATCCTCAGCTCCGCCATCATGCACGCAACCGGCGTGGGCCCGACCATTTTCGGAGTCTCCCTCCTCGGCCTCTCGGCCTTCTTCTTCGCCTTCTTCCTCGGCGTCTGGCTGATCATCTCGATCATCAGGTCGGGGAGGCTGTAG
- a CDS encoding phasin family protein, producing MTVFDLVRNAILAGFGVQEKVKDFIDELVKKGELSESQGAKLVKEWSEKAEKGTSEWNKNISELMSKTMEKMNIPTRDDFEKLSRKVQNLSARVKKLEGAVEDEGKEE from the coding sequence ATGACCGTGTTTGATCTGGTGCGGAACGCGATTCTCGCGGGCTTCGGTGTGCAGGAGAAGGTCAAGGACTTCATCGACGAGCTGGTGAAGAAGGGGGAGTTGAGCGAATCCCAGGGCGCCAAGCTGGTGAAGGAGTGGAGCGAAAAGGCGGAGAAAGGGACCTCCGAGTGGAACAAGAACATCTCCGAGCTGATGAGCAAGACCATGGAGAAGATGAATATTCCTACGAGAGACGACTTCGAAAAGCTGAGCAGGAAGGTGCAGAACCTCTCCGCACGGGTGAAGAAGCTCGAAGGGGCCGTTGAAGACGAGGGAAAAGAGGAGTAG
- a CDS encoding TldD/PmbA family protein, which translates to MDTLFAERLLDSALRRGADEAEVYLKRSKSLGIDVRDQKIDTLETSVTAGFCLRVIRDRRLGFSYSTAPDDAELVVERALEASRHTEPDDALALPVRSGPAPDLRVFDEAVPALPESEAIERVMLVEKTALDTDSRIRKVRKASGHFGTSDTYILNSHGVDVRYASSGCSAQLMVIAEEDGESQMGWDYEGSRFLSGVQFELVGRRAAQNALRLLGARKTTAVRGFVLLDSSVTTEFLGIFAAALSSESVQKKKSMLAGKKGAQVISTRLTVTDSGMIEGRLGSRPFDDEGVPTTSKRLIDSGVLTGYLYNTYTARKDNVASTGNAVRGGALSLPHVGPTCLVLESSSPERVAGFDRLVRAADRGLYVLETMGMHTANPVSGEFSVGASGVWIENGELRYPVKEAVISGTVLDLFQRVAAVGDDMRFYGNIGASSLLIEDIDISA; encoded by the coding sequence ATGGATACGCTCTTTGCAGAACGGCTGCTCGACAGCGCGTTACGGCGCGGCGCCGACGAGGCCGAGGTCTATCTCAAGCGCTCGAAGAGTCTCGGCATCGACGTCCGGGACCAGAAGATAGACACCCTCGAGACGTCGGTCACCGCAGGGTTCTGCCTCCGGGTGATAAGAGACAGACGGCTCGGCTTCTCCTACTCGACCGCTCCCGACGATGCGGAGCTCGTCGTAGAGCGGGCACTCGAGGCGTCGCGCCATACCGAGCCCGATGACGCACTCGCCCTGCCGGTCCGCTCCGGACCCGCTCCTGACCTGCGGGTATTCGACGAGGCGGTCCCGGCGCTCCCCGAGAGCGAGGCGATCGAGCGGGTCATGCTCGTCGAAAAGACCGCTCTCGATACGGACAGCAGAATCCGGAAGGTGCGAAAGGCCTCGGGGCATTTCGGCACGAGCGACACCTATATCCTCAATTCGCACGGCGTCGATGTCCGCTATGCATCCTCGGGATGCTCCGCCCAGCTCATGGTGATCGCCGAAGAGGACGGCGAGAGCCAGATGGGATGGGACTACGAGGGGAGCAGGTTCCTGAGCGGCGTGCAGTTCGAGCTCGTCGGCAGGAGAGCGGCGCAGAACGCGCTGCGCCTCCTCGGCGCGCGCAAGACGACGGCGGTGAGGGGGTTCGTCCTCCTCGACAGCTCGGTCACGACCGAGTTTCTCGGCATCTTCGCTGCGGCGCTCTCCTCGGAGTCGGTCCAGAAGAAGAAATCCATGCTGGCGGGGAAGAAGGGAGCGCAGGTCATCAGCACGCGGCTCACCGTTACGGACAGCGGCATGATCGAGGGGAGGTTGGGGAGCAGGCCGTTCGATGACGAGGGCGTCCCCACGACGAGCAAGAGGCTCATCGACAGCGGAGTCCTGACGGGGTATCTCTACAACACCTACACCGCCAGGAAAGACAACGTCGCCTCGACCGGGAACGCGGTGCGCGGCGGCGCGCTCTCCCTTCCCCATGTGGGCCCCACCTGCCTCGTCCTCGAATCGTCGTCGCCGGAGCGCGTCGCCGGCTTCGACCGCCTGGTCAGGGCGGCGGACAGGGGCCTCTATGTCCTCGAGACGATGGGGATGCATACCGCCAACCCCGTGTCGGGAGAGTTCTCCGTGGGCGCTTCGGGGGTCTGGATCGAGAACGGAGAGCTCCGGTACCCGGTCAAAGAGGCGGTGATTTCCGGCACGGTGCTGGACCTCTTCCAGAGGGTCGCTGCAGTTGGCGATGATATGAGATTTTATGGTAACATAGGGGCCTCAAGTCTTCTGATAGAAGACATCGATATCAGCGCATAA